A window of Cellulomonas sp. SLBN-39 genomic DNA:
TGCAGAGAAGCCTTGCAGTCCCGACGTGGGGACCGCGCCGACGGGCGCACGCGGGGCTCTGCGACCAGCCACCGAGAGGGAGCCGACGATGACGTCGCACCACGCACCACCGCGCCCCGGGGCGCTCACCGCACCCCGCGGCACCCGCCGCAGCACCCCCGTGATCGCCGCGCTCGCCGCGCTGGCCACGGTCCTGGCCGGGCTCGTCGGCGTCGTGAACGCCGACCGCAGCCGGGCGTCGGCCCCCGTCAAGGGTGACGGGGACGTCGTCCTCAACATGTTCCAGTGGACGTGGGACGCCGTGGCCGCCGAGTGCGCGACCATCGGCGACGCCGGGTTCGGCTACGTGCAGGTGTCGCCCCCGCAGGAGCACGTCACCGGGGCGCAGTGGTGGACCTCGTACCAACCGGTCAGCTACCGCGTGGACTCCAAGCTGGGCACGCGCGCGGAGTTCGCCGCGATGAACGCCGCCTGCGAGGCGGCCGGCGTGGGCGTCATCGCCGACGCCGTCATCAACCACACCACCGGCGCGGACCGCGGGTCGGGCACCGGCGTGGCCGGCACGGCCTTCGGCGTCGACTCGTTCCCCGGCGTGCCGTACGGGCCGAACGACTTCAACGACTGCCGCACGAACATCACGAACTACAGCGACCGCTACCAGGTGCAGAACTGCCGCCTGGTCTCCCTGCAGGACCTGCGCACGGGCTCGGACTACGTGCGCGGCAAGATCGCGGCCTACCTCAACGACCTCATCGGCCTGGGCGTCGACGGGTTCCGCATCGACGCGGCCAAGCACATGCCCGCCGCCGACCTCGCGGCCATCAAGCAGCGGCTGTCCCGGCCGGACGTCTACTGGGTGCAGGAGGTCATCGGCGCCGCGGGCGAGCCGATCCGCCCCGCCGAGTACGTGGGCAGCGGCGACGTGCACGAGTTCGACTACGCGCGTCGCCTCAAGCAGCGGTTCGACGGCAGCATCAAGGACCTGCGGACCGTCGGCGACGGTCTGCTGCCCTCCGCGCAGGCCGGCGTCTTCGTCGACAACCACGACACCGAGCGCAACGGCGAGACCATGACCTACGCGTGGGGTGCCAAGTACGTCCTGGCCAACACGTTCATGCTCGCCTACCCCTACGGCTCGCCGTCGGTCTACACCGGCTACCGGTTCACCGACAAGGACGCGGGCGCACCCGGCGCCACCGCGACGACCGTGCCCGACGCGAGCTGCGCGAACAGCCAGTGGACGTGCACGCACCGCATGACCGAGGTGCGGGGCATGGTCGGCTTCCACAACGCCGTCGCCGGCACCGACCTGACGAACTGGTGGGACGACGGCGGCAACCTCGTCGCGTTCGGCCGCGGCGCCAAGGGCCACGTGGTGCTCAACAACACCGCGTCCGCGCAGAGCCGCACCTACACGACGTCGCTGCCCGACGGCACGTACTGCGACGTCGTCGCGTCCAGCACGTGCGCGCGCACCGTCGCCGTCTCCGGCGGCCGGTTCACCGCGTCGGTGCCGGCCTACGGCGCGCTCGCGCTGCACGTCGGCGCCCGCAGCGGGTCGACGCCCACGGCGACGCCGACCGCCACGCCCACCGCGAGCCCGACCCCCTCGCCCACGGGCGCCACCGGTCTGGCGTTCGCGGTGAATGCCACGACCGTCTGGGGCCAGAACATCTACGCGGTCGGCGACCAGCCGGCTCTCGGTTCGTGGAACCCGTCGTCGGGTGTCGCGCTGTCCGCATCCACGTACCCCGTCTGGCGGGGGACCGTCACGCTCCCGCCGGGCACCCGGGTGGAGTACAAGTACGTCCGCATCGACGGCTCGGGCGGCGTCACCTGGGAGACCGGGGCCAACCGGGTGGTCACCGTGCCCGCCTCGGGCAGGCTCACGCTGAACGACACCTGGCGCGGCTGACCAGCGCCACCGCCCCCGCGCCCGGTCGCGGCCGCTCTGCACGGCGGCCGCGACCGGGCGTCGCGCGTCGCACCCCAGGGACGGAGGTCCCAGCGGGCCCGACGAACCCCTCCCGGCTGCTCCGACCGGGTGCATGACGTCCGTCACGTGCCCCTGACCTCGTGTGCTGCGCGGCCCGCGCCGATGTAACGTCCACGGGCTGCCGTCGGACCACGGTCCGCCGGCCCGGCGCCACCGCACCGCCCCACGGGCGGGCACGCGCCGCCGTGCGACGGTCCGCCGTCGCCGACCCCGTGGTCGCCCACCGTCGTGCCTCGTCCCCCCGGGGGACGGGGTCGTCGTCGTGCGTCCACGACCAGCACAGGCCACGAGCGAGGATGTCCACGAGATGCGAACGACGAGCGTGACCAGGGCCGCCACCGCGGCTGCGGTCGCCCTGGTGACCCTGACCCTGACCGCCTGCGGCGGCGACGCCGTCGCCCAG
This region includes:
- a CDS encoding carbohydrate-binding module family 20 domain-containing protein yields the protein MTSHHAPPRPGALTAPRGTRRSTPVIAALAALATVLAGLVGVVNADRSRASAPVKGDGDVVLNMFQWTWDAVAAECATIGDAGFGYVQVSPPQEHVTGAQWWTSYQPVSYRVDSKLGTRAEFAAMNAACEAAGVGVIADAVINHTTGADRGSGTGVAGTAFGVDSFPGVPYGPNDFNDCRTNITNYSDRYQVQNCRLVSLQDLRTGSDYVRGKIAAYLNDLIGLGVDGFRIDAAKHMPAADLAAIKQRLSRPDVYWVQEVIGAAGEPIRPAEYVGSGDVHEFDYARRLKQRFDGSIKDLRTVGDGLLPSAQAGVFVDNHDTERNGETMTYAWGAKYVLANTFMLAYPYGSPSVYTGYRFTDKDAGAPGATATTVPDASCANSQWTCTHRMTEVRGMVGFHNAVAGTDLTNWWDDGGNLVAFGRGAKGHVVLNNTASAQSRTYTTSLPDGTYCDVVASSTCARTVAVSGGRFTASVPAYGALALHVGARSGSTPTATPTATPTASPTPSPTGATGLAFAVNATTVWGQNIYAVGDQPALGSWNPSSGVALSASTYPVWRGTVTLPPGTRVEYKYVRIDGSGGVTWETGANRVVTVPASGRLTLNDTWRG